The Mangrovivirga cuniculi genomic sequence AAGATAGATTTATAGTGAGAAAGAAGATCTCCAAAAAAATCGAAGAACTCGGTCAGTTAGAGAAAGTAGAAGAATACAAAAATAGTGTTGGTTTTTCTGAGCGAACTGATGCAGTGATAGAACCGAAATTATCTATGCAGTGGTTCCTTAAAATGGAAGAAATCACTAAGCCTGCTCTTGACAATGTAATGAATGACGAGATTCAGTTACATCCGCCGAAATTTAAGAATATGTACAGGAGCTGGATGGAAAATGTTCGTGACTGGTGTGTAAGCCGTCAGTTATGGTGGGGACATCGTATTCCGGCTTATTATTTACCAAATGGAGAGTTTGTTGTAGCTGAGTCAGATGAGGAAGCATTAAAACTTGCACAGGAAAAAGACAGTTCGATTACAGCTTCAGACCTGAGACAGGATGAAGATGTATTAGATACATGGTTTAGTAGCTGGTTATGGCCTATTTCAGTTTTTGATGGATTCAAAGATCCTGAAAATGAAGATATAAAATATTATTATCCTACTAATGACCTGGTCACAGCCCCAGAGATTTTATTCTTTTGGGTTGCCAGAATGATCATAGCAGGATATGAGTACATGGATGAAAAACCTTTCAAAAATGTATACTTAACTGGTATTGTGAGAGATAAGCAAAGACGAAAAATGTCTAAATCTCTTGGTAATAGTCCTGATCCACTAGACCTGATCAAGCAATATGGAGCTGACGGGGTAAGAACAGGTATGTTGTTTAGTTCTCCTGCCGGAAATGACTTGCTTTTTGATGAAAAGCTTGTTGAGCAGGGACGTAATTTCAGTAATAAGATCTGGAATGCTTTCAGGCTGGTTAAAGGCTGGGAAGTAGATGAGAACCTGGACAATGTTTCTAATAAAGTAGCAATAGACTGGTTCGAATCGAGGTTTAATAAAGCGTTAGCTGAGTTAACTGATCATTTTGAAAAATTCAGGATCTCTGATGCCCTTATGGTTGTATATAAATTGACCTGGGATGATTTCTGTAGCTGGTATCTTGAGATGATTAAACCAGAATATGGTAAACCGATCGACCAGGCGACATTAGATGCTACGATTGGTTTCTTCGAGAAGGTGATCAAATTGCTTCATCCTTTTATGCCTTTTATTACAGAAGAAATCTGGCATCAGATCAAAGAAAGAGGTGAAGATGAAAGTTTGATCGTTGCTGATTGGCCGAAACCGGGAAAAACAGATGAAGATCTTCTGGAGATCACAGAAAGGATATTTGAAATTGTTACACAGATAAGGAATTTCAGAAATAACAAACAAATCTCTCCTAAGGAAGGTCTGAACTTATCAATAAAATCTTCTGATTTCGGTATTTATACGCCATTTGAAGATATTCTTAAGAAAATGGCGAATCTGAATGAGATAGAAAAAGTTGATGAGCAGCCTGAAAATGCGACGGGATTTGTTGTTAAAGGAGATGAATTCTTTATTCCTATGGAAGGCTTAATTGATACGGAAAAGGAAATCGAAGAAATTCAAAAAGAATTGGAATACACAAAAGGGTTCCTTAATTCTGTGATGAAGAAATTGAGTAATGAACGATTTGTTAATAATGCTCCTGAGAAGGTAGTTTCGATGGAAAAACAAAAACAGGCTGATGCAGAGGCGAAAATCAAAGCTCTTGAAGATCAGTTAGGTTCACTCAAATAAACCTTATAAATAAAATTAAAGTAAAAAGCGCCCTTAATCCGGGGCGCTTTTTTGTTGATTGATAAACGACTGTGTAATTGATTTTCATTAGAAACAAAATAGTATGGTGGGATTGAATTATATCAACCCCACCAACTGAATGAACTATTCAACAGACCATTCCTTTAATAGTTCACCATTACTTTTGTATTTCAATGCTTTTGTTTCTTCTTCCATTTTAACATGAATCTCATAAGTGTTATCATCATGTTTCATAATTTTGGCTACGCTTTCTTTTGAGTAAGTTTTTGTAAAAGCGTCTTTTATGGCAGTAGGCAATTGTTCGTATGTTATTTCATCATTGAATTTGAATTCAGAAATAACATTTTCTTTTTCCAACGTGTTAGCTTGAATAGATACAAATTCAAAAGTACCTATTAATGCAGCTGTTAAAACTAACTTTTTCATATTGCAAGTATTTTAATATTCTTTCATTGCAATGGTGTTACAAATAATTTAATAACCATGCCAAATCCTTTAATCCGCTTTAAAGAGCATTTAGGAGGGGTGTTTATCAGTTAAGGTGTAGATTTTAGTTTCAATTTTTGTACAAATCGTGGATTTAATGCACAATTAATAGTATTGTAGGTCTTAAAAAATTAGTTTGGTGTAAATGAAGGAACACAAAAATAAAGTAGTGCTTATTACCGGTAGCAGTTCAGGAATTGGAAAAGCCGCTGTGAATTTTTTTGCCACAAAAGAATGGTGTGTGGCAGCGACAATGCGTAATCCTAAAAAGGAGCCTGATTATAAAAAAGGCAGTAATGTTAAAGTTTTTAAGTTGGATGTGACTGATCGCGCTGAAATAGAACAGTGTATTAAAGATGTTATGAATACTTTTGGGAAAATCGATGTGGTAGTAAATAATGCCGGATACGGATTAATCGGTCCGTTGGAATTAGGCACTGTTAAGCAGGTGAAAAAGCAAATGGACACTAATGTTATCGGTCTTATAAACGTTACTCAGCTTATTATTCCTTATTTCAGAGAACAAAAAGAGGGAAGAATAATCAATATTTCAAGTATTGCAGGTAAAGTTGCTTTACCTTTTCATAGTTTTTATAATGCAACGAAATTTGCAGTCGAAGGACTTTCAGAAAGCTTGTCTTACGAGTTGAAACCGTTCAATATTAAGGTCAAATTGATTGAACCCGGTGCTATAAAAACAAGGTTTTATGATGAGTCATTGGAATCAATTAAAGTAGGCAACATTAAAGAATATGATAATCACATGGCTAATTCTTTAACTAAGATTCATGAATTTGGTCGAAACGGCTCAGGTCCTGAGGAAGTGGCTAAGGCGATTTTTACGGCAGCGGTTGATCAGGGAAACAGGCTGCGGTATGCTGTTGGAGGAGGGGCTCCATTTCTTTTGTTTTTAAAACGAATTACCCCTGCTCCTTTGTTCAGATCAATGATCAGGAAGTTTCTCTGAAATATTTAGCCTGAGACATTATGATGCCAAGATGAAGTGCTTCGTGTACGTTGTTAAATGATATAGCATCTTCAACCGAATTCAATTTAACTCCATAACTGGTCTCGTATTCTTTAAATTGTTTTTGGGAAAGCAAAGCATAATCTTTTGCTAATTTTTCTGATTGAGATAGAAGGTTGTTATTTATGATGTTCACATCTTCTTCTTTTATTTCATCGTTAACCGGTTTGGTGCCTTTTCTGTATTTTTCAATAAATTTCTCAGGAATATTCATTTTTGAATTGCTCAATTGGTAAATCAATAGCTGGTGTGTAACCAGGCAATGGGCTACGTTCCATAATATATTATTTTTAAATCCATCAGGGATATGTGCCAGATCATGAGGTTTGATTGCATCCCAAAATACTTTTATATGTTTTCTGGTGTTTTTATGGATAACTATTGTGCTATTAATCGAAATATCTTGCATATACTTGACGGTTTGGGAAATATAGTTAAAAATTGTAGTAAACTTTTTTTGTATGAATTTTTTCAATACACTTTTTAATCTTGGGGTATCCGAAGATATGGATAACTCATTGAAGTATAAAGTTAAGTTAACCAATATTGTTGCAGTAACATTATTAGCGTTAATCATTGTTTATACTATTATTTCAGCCATAATATATACTCCACTATTGCCATACTGTGTTGTTGGACTTTTTGGATATGCCTCTGTTCTAGTTTTTAATAAAATTGGATTTCAATATTTATCAAGATTTTTTGTTTCCATACTTCCAACAATAGTTGTTGCTCTTTTGCATGCAGTTATCGTCAGAGCAGGAGAACAGGTAAATATAGAAGTTTACTTATTTAATTTTGCTGCATTAGTATTGCCATGGGCAGTTTTTTCCTTAAAGGAATATAAAAGTATAATCCTGACCTTTGGATTTAACCTTTTAATATTCTTTAGCATAGATGAAATTAATTCTTTTATTGAGCCAGAGGAAACTACTGATGTATTTAATACAGGGTGGGTACA encodes the following:
- a CDS encoding DinB family protein; its protein translation is MQDISINSTIVIHKNTRKHIKVFWDAIKPHDLAHIPDGFKNNILWNVAHCLVTHQLLIYQLSNSKMNIPEKFIEKYRKGTKPVNDEIKEEDVNIINNNLLSQSEKLAKDYALLSQKQFKEYETSYGVKLNSVEDAISFNNVHEALHLGIIMSQAKYFRETS
- a CDS encoding PepSY-like domain-containing protein, encoding MKKLVLTAALIGTFEFVSIQANTLEKENVISEFKFNDEITYEQLPTAIKDAFTKTYSKESVAKIMKHDDNTYEIHVKMEEETKALKYKSNGELLKEWSVE
- a CDS encoding SDR family oxidoreductase produces the protein MKEHKNKVVLITGSSSGIGKAAVNFFATKEWCVAATMRNPKKEPDYKKGSNVKVFKLDVTDRAEIEQCIKDVMNTFGKIDVVVNNAGYGLIGPLELGTVKQVKKQMDTNVIGLINVTQLIIPYFREQKEGRIINISSIAGKVALPFHSFYNATKFAVEGLSESLSYELKPFNIKVKLIEPGAIKTRFYDESLESIKVGNIKEYDNHMANSLTKIHEFGRNGSGPEEVAKAIFTAAVDQGNRLRYAVGGGAPFLLFLKRITPAPLFRSMIRKFL
- a CDS encoding valine--tRNA ligase, which encodes MSISAKYNPAEIEDKWYQYWMDKKFFHSTPKPDKEPYTVVIPPPNVTGVLHMGHMLNNTIQDILVRKARMEGKEACWVPGTDHASIATEAKVVAMLKERGIDKKSISRDEFLKYAWEWKEKYGGIILEQLKKLGASCDWDRTRFTMEEDLSDAVIKVFVDLYKKGKIYRGVRMVNWDPQGKTALSDDEVIHKEVNSKLYYVNYQIEGSDEHVTIATTRPETILGDTAVCVNPNDERYAHLKGKRVIVPVVNRSVPIIQDDYVSMEFGTGALKITPAHDVNDYELGIKHNLESIDVIADDGTMSEAAEHFVGEDRFIVRKKISKKIEELGQLEKVEEYKNSVGFSERTDAVIEPKLSMQWFLKMEEITKPALDNVMNDEIQLHPPKFKNMYRSWMENVRDWCVSRQLWWGHRIPAYYLPNGEFVVAESDEEALKLAQEKDSSITASDLRQDEDVLDTWFSSWLWPISVFDGFKDPENEDIKYYYPTNDLVTAPEILFFWVARMIIAGYEYMDEKPFKNVYLTGIVRDKQRRKMSKSLGNSPDPLDLIKQYGADGVRTGMLFSSPAGNDLLFDEKLVEQGRNFSNKIWNAFRLVKGWEVDENLDNVSNKVAIDWFESRFNKALAELTDHFEKFRISDALMVVYKLTWDDFCSWYLEMIKPEYGKPIDQATLDATIGFFEKVIKLLHPFMPFITEEIWHQIKERGEDESLIVADWPKPGKTDEDLLEITERIFEIVTQIRNFRNNKQISPKEGLNLSIKSSDFGIYTPFEDILKKMANLNEIEKVDEQPENATGFVVKGDEFFIPMEGLIDTEKEIEEIQKELEYTKGFLNSVMKKLSNERFVNNAPEKVVSMEKQKQADAEAKIKALEDQLGSLK